In Deltaproteobacteria bacterium GWC2_55_46, a single window of DNA contains:
- a CDS encoding ABC transporter, whose translation METATFTDPLVELRGVSKHYGEGEARVDALRDVTLSVGAGEVVGLLGPSGSGKSTLLNVIGCIVEPSEGWMRLDREVVYDSQWQRPDLRRLRLEKIGFIFQFHNLLPFLDSTDNVALVLHLAGCPKGEAKRRAVDLLEYLQVGHRKHAMPAHLSGGEAQRVAIARALANRPRIILADEPTAALDSERAGIVMELLRQLAVEQHAAIIAVTHDEKIIGHLDRILRLRDGQLVDDGDSARA comes from the coding sequence ATGGAGACGGCGACCTTCACTGACCCGCTGGTCGAGTTGCGCGGCGTCTCCAAGCATTACGGCGAAGGCGAGGCGCGCGTCGATGCCCTGCGCGACGTGACGCTCAGCGTGGGAGCCGGTGAGGTGGTCGGGCTGCTGGGACCGAGTGGTTCCGGCAAGAGCACGCTACTCAATGTGATCGGCTGCATCGTAGAGCCATCGGAGGGATGGATGAGGCTCGACCGAGAGGTCGTCTATGATAGCCAATGGCAGCGCCCTGACTTACGCCGGCTGAGACTGGAGAAGATTGGCTTCATCTTCCAGTTCCACAACTTGCTGCCGTTCCTTGACAGCACCGACAATGTCGCGTTGGTCCTTCACTTGGCGGGCTGTCCGAAGGGCGAGGCAAAGCGGCGCGCGGTCGATCTGCTTGAGTACCTGCAAGTCGGCCATCGCAAACACGCCATGCCAGCCCACCTCTCCGGCGGCGAGGCGCAGCGTGTGGCGATCGCTCGGGCATTGGCCAATCGGCCGCGGATTATTCTCGCCGACGAGCCGACTGCGGCACTCGACTCCGAAAGGGCCGGAATCGTGATGGAGCTTCTTCGCCAGCTCGCGGTCGAGCAGCACGCGGCGATCATCGCCGTAACCCACGATGAAAAGATCATCGGCCACCTCGACCGGATTTTGCGATTGCGAGACGGACAACTGGTAGACGATGGGGATTCGGCGAGGGCATAG
- a CDS encoding ABC transporter permease: protein MNLAFRDIRHKPVRFVMTCLGLSLLLGVVMTMAGIYRGMLADALALPRSIQADLWVVQADTHGPFAESSRIPGDTREMIARIDGIVTAGSVTLQPVQIERDGRRLKLEVVGFEPGRPGGPVNLAAGRNITRSHYELIADRKTGLTLGDRLELGRDVYTVVGLTQGSVTASADPVIYMTLRDAQDLQFDLTPAEARRETARGAQRTNTNIVNAVVARVSPNIPVEAVEVDVRRWKHLSVLSGGEQEAILATVVIEHARHQLGLFMGVLTVVSAVIIALIIYTLTMDKLREIATLKLIGMPDRTIIGMILQQALLMGVVGFIAGAALVSAAKDRFPRRVVLEPPDLGILFGVVVVVCLLATVLAVRAAVRVDPARALVG, encoded by the coding sequence ATGAACCTCGCCTTCCGCGATATTCGCCACAAGCCAGTGCGCTTTGTCATGACCTGTCTGGGCCTGAGTCTGCTGCTTGGCGTGGTGATGACGATGGCCGGGATCTACCGCGGAATGTTGGCAGACGCGTTGGCTCTGCCCAGGTCGATCCAAGCGGACCTCTGGGTGGTTCAGGCCGACACCCACGGGCCGTTCGCCGAGTCGTCCCGGATCCCCGGAGACACGCGCGAGATGATCGCGCGCATCGACGGCATCGTTACGGCCGGCTCGGTTACCCTCCAACCCGTGCAGATCGAGCGCGACGGCCGGCGTCTGAAGTTGGAGGTCGTCGGCTTTGAGCCGGGGCGACCCGGCGGACCCGTAAACCTGGCCGCTGGGCGGAACATCACCCGCAGTCATTACGAGTTGATCGCCGATCGCAAGACCGGCCTTACGCTCGGGGACAGGCTGGAGCTCGGTCGAGACGTCTACACTGTCGTCGGACTCACCCAGGGGAGCGTCACGGCTTCTGCGGATCCCGTGATCTACATGACGCTGCGCGACGCCCAGGACCTGCAGTTCGATCTCACACCGGCGGAAGCCCGGCGGGAGACCGCGCGCGGTGCCCAGCGAACGAACACGAATATCGTCAACGCCGTTGTGGCGCGCGTCTCGCCCAACATCCCGGTCGAGGCGGTGGAGGTCGATGTTCGTCGCTGGAAGCACCTGTCCGTGCTCAGCGGGGGTGAACAGGAGGCGATTCTGGCCACCGTCGTCATCGAACACGCGCGTCACCAACTCGGCCTGTTCATGGGCGTCCTGACCGTCGTCTCGGCCGTGATCATCGCTCTGATCATCTACACGCTGACCATGGATAAGCTGCGCGAGATCGCCACGTTGAAGCTCATCGGCATGCCGGACCGCACCATCATCGGCATGATCCTTCAGCAGGCCCTACTGATGGGTGTGGTCGGGTTCATTGCGGGCGCCGCCCTTGTCTCGGCGGCGAAGGACCGGTTCCCGCGGCGTGTCGTCCTGGAGCCGCCCGACCTCGGCATACTGTTCGGCGTGGTGGTCGTCGTCTGCCTGCTGGCGACCGTTCTGGCTGTTCGCGCGGCGGTGCGGGTCGATCCGGCCCGCGCGTTGGTCGGCTGA